ATGATCAGGAGGTCGATCTCTTTCTGATCCTTGTCCCGATAAAAATAGAAAGGGGCCCGTTTCCCGCTGTGCCACCAGCCTTTGAGCAGTTCTCCTATGGTCCACGTCTCCAGGACGGCCCCGGACATGGCCCCAGCCTCCAGGGTTTCGGGGCTCGACCATTCCGTCAGATAGGCGCACAGGCCCGTATCGAGGAAGTAGAGTTTGGGCGTCTTCACCAGGCGTTTGGTCACGTTGGTGAAGTAGGGCTCCAGGAGGTGGACGATCCCGGAGGTCTGCAGGATGGAGAGCCAGCTCCTGGCGGTGCCGGTCGAAACCCCGGCGTCGCGCCCGAGCACAAGCTCCGGCGAATGATCTCGCCACCGTATGCCGCTGCCGGCGCATCGCTCATGGGGCCCTTCTATGCGCGCAGGATCGACTCCCCGTACTGCAGCACGTTCGCGTCGGCGGAAAGAAGGGATATACGTTCCGTTTTTGCCTGCGCAATGAGGATGCGATCGAAGGGGTCCTTGTGCAGCAACGGAAGAGCATCGACTCTCAAGGCATGCTCGGCGGTCACAGGGAGTTCGAGGTAGCCATGCAAGACCATCATCTTTCTCAGCAGGTAGGGATCGACCTTGAAGTCTTCCCTCCCTA
The DNA window shown above is from Desulfatiglans anilini DSM 4660 and carries:
- a CDS encoding DUF4143 domain-containing protein produces the protein MLGRDAGVSTGTARSWLSILQTSGIVHLLEPYFTNVTKRLVKTPKLYFLDTGLCAYLTEWSSPETLEAGAMSGAVLETWTIGELLKGWWHSGKRAPFYFYRDKDQKEIDLLIIQDGTAYPIEIKKTASPGTHDIRHFGVLDRLSLPVGPGALICLVRQALPLTDSVYAVPVSAI
- a CDS encoding type II toxin-antitoxin system VapC family toxin yields the protein MKLLLDTHVLLWAAGDPEKLSAKTRSLLTSPENTLLFSAASIWEIVIKLGLGREDFKVDPYLLRKMMVLHGYLELPVTAEHALRVDALPLLHKDPFDRILIAQAKTERISLLSADANVLQYGESILRA